The Muribaculum intestinale genome includes the window CTATCGAGAGTGAGCTCCTCCGGGGCGACAAGATGACGAGGGGCAAGATAACGTCGCGACGAGTCGACCACACAAGTCTGGCCATATACGATGCCGGGAAAATCGTTGTCGGTGATAAGCCGGGCAAGATGCTCGAGGGTATCGGGGCTATGAAACGCATCTCCGGAATTGAGAAATATCAGATACTGTCCGGTGGCAAGCGCCATAGCCTTGTTCATGGCGTCGTAAAGTCCCTTGTCGGGCGACGAGTAGATGCGCGCCCGCGGTATGCCGGCGTCGATGGCGAGCTTTAGAGTACGGTCTGTCGACACTCCGTCCATCACGATATACTCATACATGCCACACGTCTGCTCCTTCACGCTTGCCAAAGTGGCCGGGAGAGTATCGGCGGCATTATATGTCACGGTAATGATAGAAAACAACGGAGCCATATTCAAAGCATACTTTGTCAGTCCTGCAAATGTAAAGAAAAAAGCGCACTTTACAAAAAAAAGCGCTACCTTTGCCAATCGTAAAATCAAAAACCGCGATATGAAGCGTAGTATTACTATTCTTATTGTATTTTTGGTGTTCTGGGCTACAGGGAGCCAGGCACAGATTGTAGATCCGGTACATTGGTCGACCGAGTTGAAAATGACAGGTGACGCACAGGGTGAAGTTGTCATGACTGCCTCTATCGATGCCGGATGGCATATGTATTCACTTGATGTAGACCCCGATATAGGGCCGCAGCCTCTTGCCATAGAATGGACCGCACTTGACGGAGTGGAACTGAAGGGACATCCGAAAGCCGACAAGACTCCTCACAAGAAATACGACGAGATGTTCGGCGCCAATCTCAGCTGGTGGACCGAAGGCGTCACAATTACACAGGCATTTACCGCCACGAAGAGCAAATTCGCCATCGAGGGGCTTATACGCTACTCGGCATGCAACAACGACAACTGCATCCCTCCGGCAAAAGAATCGTTCAGCATGGCCGGTAATGCCAAAATAGCGTCAGCACCCGCTGAGACTCCGGTCGACACTGTCGTGACCGACACAGTCGCCGCCGCTCCTGTTGTCGCTTCCAAGGCAGAGATTTCCGATGCCGACCTGTGGGCACCTGTCGACACAACCTCGTCCGACGATACCACCGATTACTCCACCACATCTCTGTGGTACATATTCATAGCATGTTTTGCGGGCGGATTCCTTGCTCTGCTCACCCCCTGCGTGTGGCCGATGATACCGATGACCGTAAGTTTCTTCCTTAAGAAAGGGAAGAACCGCGCACGCGCAGTAGCCGACGCCATGACCTACGGCCTGTCGATAATAGTCATATACGTGGCTCTCGGCATACTGGTGACTGCAATATGGGGCCCGGCAAAACTCAACGACCTGGCCACAAGCGCCACCTGCAACATAATATTCTTCATCCTCCTCATAATATTCGCCATAAGTTTCTTCGGAGCATTTGACATAAAACTACCTTCGAAATGGGCCAATAAGATGGATGCCACAGCCGACAAGACTACCGGCCTGCTGAGCATATTCTTCATGGCATTCACCCTCACACTCGTCAGCTTTTCATGCACAGGCCCCATCATCGGCACACTGCTCGTCGAGGCGGCGAGCACAGGCGACAAATTCGGCCCTGCAATCGGCATGGCCGGCTTCGCCCTCGCCCTGGCCATACCGTTCTGCCTCTTCGCACTGTTCCCCTCGTGGCTCCAGAGCGCGCCTAAGTCGGGCAGCTGGATGAATACGGTAAAGGTAGTGCTCGGATTTCTTGAGCTTGCTCTCTCTCTCAAATTCCTCTCTGTGGCCGACCTCGCCTACGGATGGCACATACTCGACCGCGAGACATTCCTCGCCCTCTGGATAGTAATATTCGGTCTGCTCGGCGCATACCTGCTCGGCGCATTCAACTTTGCCCACTACGGCCCGGCCGACCGCTCGATAGGCACCGTGCGTTTCTTCCTTGCCGTGGCCTCGCTGTCGTTTACAGTATATCTGATTCCCGGCCTGTGGGGTGCGCCACTCAAGAGCGCAAGCGCATTTGTACCACCCCTGTATACCCAGGATTTTAACCTCTACGGCGAGAGCTTCACCGAATATTCCGACTACGACGAAGGGATGGCCGCCGCAAAGAAAGAGGGCAAACCGGTGCTGCTCGACTTCTCCGGCTACGGCTGCGTCAACTGCCGCAAGATGGAGGGAGCCGTACTCGACGAGCCTGATGTAAAGGCCATGATTGAAAACAACTTTGTGGTAATAAAACTCATGGTCGATGAAAAGCGCGAACTTCCCGAGCCGGAATACGTAGAAGAAAACGGCAAGCAGATACGCCTCGACACATACGGTGAACGATGGAGCTATCTCCAGCGCTATAAGCTCCAGGCCAACGCACAGCCTTACTACGTTATACTCAACGACCGCGGCGAGCTCCTGTCAGGACCCTATGCCTACGACGAAAGCATTCCGCGCTTCACCCGCTTCCTTGAAAAAGGCATCAAGGCGGCGGAATAACACACTCTCCACATCCCATGTCTATTTGGACTATTGCATAGTCCAATGGGCCAGAAACGGCAATCAAATACGAATCCCGCGCCAGGCAATTTGCCCCGACGCGGGATTCGTATTATAGTAAGTTTCCTCAATTATTTGCCGCCCACGAGTTTCCAGAAAGAACCGGGGACAGGCGTGTCGAAATTCATATCGCGACGAGTGACCGGATGCACAAATCTAAGAGTCTGTGCGTGCAGGGCCAGACGATGGATTATCGACGCCTTCGCTCCATATCGACGGTCGCCTGCTATAGGATGGCCAAGCTCTTTCATATGCACGCGTATCTGATTCTTGCGGCCTGTCTCAAGCGACACCTCAACCATCGTATGTCCGAGACCGCGCTTTACCACCTTGTAACGTGTGACGGCGAGCTTGCCCTCATCGGGATTTTTGGCAGAGTACACCTCATGCTTGCTGTTTTCAGCGAGATAGCTGCGTATCTCGCCCTCGTCTTTTTCGACATATCCCTCTACCACACACACATACTTGCGTGAAATCACCATATTGTTCCAGTTGTGCTGCATGGCCTCCTTGGCATTCTCGTTCTTGGCCATCATCATAAGACCCGATGTGTCACGGTCAAGGCGATGCACGATAAAGAGCTTGTTCCTGGGATTCTCCCATTTCACCCAGTCGCGCATTATCGTATAGGCAGTACCGTCCGACACCTTGTCATTGCCCATCGACAGCAGCCCGTAGCCCTTCTCGATTACCAGCAGGTCGGCATCTTCGTAGACGAGCTTCACCCTGCGGTGGTGAAACACCTTGAACTCTCGCGTAAGATTCACCTTTACCGTATCGTCGGGGGTGAGCGGAGTGTCGTGCTGAGTGACAGGCATGCCGTTGACAGCCACCTGATTGTATTTTAGCAGTTCCTTTACAGTAGTCCTTTTACGTCCGGGCATCGACTCGATAAGAAACGCCAGCAAGGTCGTGTCCTGCTGAGGGACATAAGTCTCTATTACATCAGGGCGAAAAGGCGCTTTTTGTGCGCCGGGACGGTTGGTGACAGGCGATATACGTGGCATATTAGAGCTTATTTAATAATAAATGTTACCGTCAGGGCGGTCAGTCGGCGAGCAGGTTTTCGCTTGTGATGAGGGAGTTATGGGAACCCATAACGACCGAAGAACGGGCGGAAATATGCCGGCGAATGACCGACGGAAGGTAATTTGTTTAATGTCGTTAATATTTTTTGCATTTACCTCACAAGCAGGCAAGAGATTGAATGATTATAAAGCTACCCCTCGTATATCTTGGCCGCTTTTCGTTTTGCTCCTGCTGTCATGTACATAAAGTACACACCTTCGTCACATGTAGAAAATCGACTCAAGCTATACGACCCTGGCGGCAACATTTATTATTAAACAAGCTCTTATTTTTTACGTGAGGATGTGCGGCGCGAGGTGGTCTTTTTGGGCTTTGCATCCTGCTCCTCGGCCATTTTCAGCAACTCTTCGCGTGTAAGATTCTCGGGATGCTCAAGTCCGCGCGGCAGTTTATAGTTGTTTTTATTGTATGTGAAGTAAACGCCATAACGGCCGTTGAGTATCTGCATGTCGCCCTCACCCTCAAATGTCTTGATTACCTTCTTGCTCTCGCTGTCGCGCTTGGCTACTATGAGTTCTTCGGCTTCCGGCAGGGTGATTGCAGCAGGGGCAAGCCCCTTGGGTATGGACACGAACTTACCGTCGTGACGCACATACGGGCCAAAACGGCCGATGGCCACAGTGACCGTCTTCCCCTCAAACTCGCCGAGCGTGCGCGGGAATTCAAACAGTTTCAGGGCTTCCTCCAGAGTAAGCGTGCTCAGCGACTGCCCCTTGAGCAGCGACGCAAACTGAGGCTTGTCGTCATCGCCATCCGCGCCGCCTATCTGCACAAGCGGGCCGAAACGTCCTATTTTCACACTCACAGGCTTTCCTGTGGCAGGGTCGGTGCCAAGCAGACGCTCTCCCACACGGTGTTCGAGACGCATGTTGTTGGCCTGCTCCACATCGGGATGAAATACCTTGTAGAAATCGCCTATCTCGCTGTTCCACTTAAGCTGGCCTTCGGCTATATCGTCGAACTTCTCCTCCATGCGGGCAGTGAAATCATAGTCGAGAATAGAGGGGAAATATTTTATGAGGAATTCGTTGACAACCATACCTATGTCGGTAGGTACGAGCTTGCCCTTCTCCGAACCGGTCATCTCCGAACGTGTCGAACGCGCAATCTTGCCCTCCGAGTCAAGCGAAAGCACCTCGTAGACGCGCTCCACACCCTCTTTCTCGCCCTTCTCCACATATTCACGGGCCTGGATGGTGGATATTGTGGGGGCATATGTAGACGGACGTCCGATACCCAGCTCCTCCATCTTCTTCACAAGCGAAGCCTCGGTGTATCGCGGAGGATGTTGCGTAAAGCGTTCGGTGGCTACAATCGAGCGCATGTCGACAGTGTCGCCGCTCTTCATGGCCGGCAGACGCGACTCGCCGCCGCCGTCGGCACTGTCATCGTCGCGGCCCTCGATATATACACGCAGGAAGCCGTCGAAACGTATCACCTCGCCACTGGCCGTAAAATGGTCGGCGCATGTCGAGGGAGAGATATCTACAGTAGTACGGTCGATACGCGCATCGGCCATCTGCGAAGCGATGGTACGCTTCCAGATAAGGGAATACAGGCGTCTCTCCTGCAACGTTCCTTCAATTTCGGCCACATGTACATCAGTAGGACGTATAGCCTCGTGGGCCTCCTGGGCACCTTTGGAATTAGTATGATAACGGCGCACTTTTAGATACTCGTCGCCAAGGCGTCGTGTCACCTCCTCCGAGATAGCGTTGACCGCAAGAGTCGACAGATTGAGAGAGTCGGTACGCATATAAGTAATGTGTCCGGCCTCATACAACTTCTGGGCCACCATCATCGTCTGCGACACAGTCATTCCGAGTTTGCGTGCGGCCTCCTGCTGAAGTGTCGAGGTGGTAAACGGAGGCGCCGGCGATTTTGTGACAGGCTTTGTAATGACATCGGTAATGGTAAACCGTGCATCGCGGCAAGCCTCAAGCAAAGCCTCGGCGCTCGCGCTGTCGGGCAGACGGCGTTCAAGCTGGGCGGCCAAAGGCGCGCCACCCAAGGTGATAAACTCGCCATTGACACGATAGTAGGGCTCGGCCTTGAAATTTTTGATTTCAAGCTCACGCTCCACAATAAGCCTTACAGCCACCGACTGTACACGTCCGGCCGATAATGCCGGTTTGATTTTCTTCCACAACACCGGAGAAAGCTCGAAGCCCACTATACGGTCAAGCACACGCCGGGCCTGCTGGGCGTCGACACGGTTGAGATCGATAGCGCGAGGATGTTTTATAGCCTCCTCTATGGCCTTTTTGGTAATTTCATGGAATACGATACGCCGCGTGGTGGCCGGGTCAAGACCAAGCACCTCGCACAGATGCCATGCTATAGCCTCACCCTCGCGGTCCTCATCAGATGCCAGCCATACGACGTCGGCAGCCTTGACAGCCTTGCGAAGGTCATCAACCAGCTGCTTCTTATCGTCGGGTATCTCATAGACAGGCGCAAAACCATTGTCGATGTCTATGCCGAACTTCTTCTTGTTGAGGTCACGGATATGGCCGTATGACGACATTACCTTGTAGTCATTTCCCAAAAACTTCTCTATGGTTTTGGCCTTTGCGGGCGATTCGACTATTACTAAATTCTTAGGCATTTTCAGTTTTGTGGATGAAAAATTTCGACAAAATTAGGAAAAAGTGTTAATAGATTGTCTATAAAAATGCCCAATTTTTTCGCGGAGACGGTTTTCAGCGCTCCATAAGGCGTTTTTCCTCTGACAAATCCGTGCACATGGATGAAACATCCGCGCGCAATTAAAGTTCGCCATCACTACGCGTGTCAGCGGGCCTGTGGCACACCGTTGCGCCGCTCGTAATGATAATAAAGGTACATCAGCATCAGAGCTCCGACGGCCACCAGCGGCAGCCCTACCACAGCAGGCGCCATGTAGCTGTCGGTATAGTTGATGACCTTCCCTCCAAACCATGCGGCAATCGCATTGCCCGCATTGTAAGCAATCTGTATGCATGCCGCCCCGAGCATCTCGCCTCCGCGGGCATAACCCACGATATCGCTCTGGAGCGGACTGCCCGACCCGAACAGCGCAGCGGTGCCGAGCACCATAAGCAATACGGCGGCGAGCTTGTAATGGCCCAAATAGAAAAACAGCACAAGCACCGGTATGGCCGACGCCTGTACACTCGCGGCCACGGCTGCCGGCTTGAATCGGTCGCCAAGACGTCCGGCTACAAGATTGCCGGCAAACATGCCGAATCCGGCAAGGACCATCAGCCACGACATCGAGTCGCGTGAAAATCCGGCCACAATCGTCAGCTGCGGGTCAATGAAGCTGTACCAGCTGTAGATGCCGATCTGGCCCAACAGCACTCCTCCGAAAATAAGCCATGGCGGCAGAGTGCGCATAAACCGGAACTGACCTTTGAATCCCATATCCTCAAGCCCAGGCACGGCAGGCACCCAGTACCGTATAGCCATGAAAGTAGCCGCGGCACTCAATCCTACCACAACATAGGCCAGACGCCACGAGGCGACATTGGATATGAGCGTACCGGCGGGGACACCGACAAGAGTGGCCACAGTCATGCCTCCAATCATTATGGCCACAGCGCTGGCGGCCTTTGACGGCGACGCAAGTTTGCGGGCCACTATCGCCCCGACTCCGAAATACGCGCCGTGGGGCAGACCGGATATGAATCTCGCCGCACAGAATGTCCAGAAACCGGGTGCTACAGCAGCGAGCAGATTGCCCACCATTATGACAGCCGCAAGCAGCAGCATGAGTTTCTTCAAAGCCATCTTTCTCGCAAACAGCAGAGCAGGAGCGCCCACACACACTCCCCCGGCGTAAGCCGAGATGAAGGCGCCGGCGCCGGATATGCTGACATCCATATCGGCGGCAAGCATACCAAGAATACCCATAGTAAGATATTCAGTGATTCCAAGCGCAAACGTTCCAAGCGCCAAAGCAAACAATCCTCTTTTATTCATAGGTAAATAACGGGTAAAATCGGGCGCAAATTTACACAATATATCCTTTTAACGACTCAAAGAGTGGCATATCGGAGAAAAAATTTGTAATTTTGCGTACCAAAATACTGATACATCAACGTGAGCGAAAATATACAAATACAATCACAGGCACCATTACGTGAGCTCCCCGAGCCCACGCTGCGCCGTCTGCCATGGTATCTCGCTTATGTAGGGCTGCTGAAAGAGCGGGGAGTCGACTATGTATCTTCGACCCAGATTTCTAAAGAAATCAATGTAGACGCCTCGATGATAGCCAAAGACCTGTCGTTCCTCAACATAAAGGGCAAGACTCGCATAGGATACGAAGTTGCCGTGCTTGAACACGAGCTACAGGATTTCCTCGGATTCAAACGAGGACACAACGCCGTGATGATAGGCGTAGGCAGCCTCGGGGCTTCGCTCATACAGGATTCCGGACTGGTAAACTACGGCCTGCGCATAGTAGCCGGATTCGACATCAATCCCGATGTCGTCGACACTGACATATGCGGAGTACCCATTTACGACATGAACCGCTT containing:
- a CDS encoding protein-disulfide reductase DsbD family protein, with protein sequence MKRSITILIVFLVFWATGSQAQIVDPVHWSTELKMTGDAQGEVVMTASIDAGWHMYSLDVDPDIGPQPLAIEWTALDGVELKGHPKADKTPHKKYDEMFGANLSWWTEGVTITQAFTATKSKFAIEGLIRYSACNNDNCIPPAKESFSMAGNAKIASAPAETPVDTVVTDTVAAAPVVASKAEISDADLWAPVDTTSSDDTTDYSTTSLWYIFIACFAGGFLALLTPCVWPMIPMTVSFFLKKGKNRARAVADAMTYGLSIIVIYVALGILVTAIWGPAKLNDLATSATCNIIFFILLIIFAISFFGAFDIKLPSKWANKMDATADKTTGLLSIFFMAFTLTLVSFSCTGPIIGTLLVEAASTGDKFGPAIGMAGFALALAIPFCLFALFPSWLQSAPKSGSWMNTVKVVLGFLELALSLKFLSVADLAYGWHILDRETFLALWIVIFGLLGAYLLGAFNFAHYGPADRSIGTVRFFLAVASLSFTVYLIPGLWGAPLKSASAFVPPLYTQDFNLYGESFTEYSDYDEGMAAAKKEGKPVLLDFSGYGCVNCRKMEGAVLDEPDVKAMIENNFVVIKLMVDEKRELPEPEYVEENGKQIRLDTYGERWSYLQRYKLQANAQPYYVILNDRGELLSGPYAYDESIPRFTRFLEKGIKAAE
- a CDS encoding glycosyltransferase family 2 protein; the encoded protein is MAPLFSIITVTYNAADTLPATLASVKEQTCGMYEYIVMDGVSTDRTLKLAIDAGIPRARIYSSPDKGLYDAMNKAMALATGQYLIFLNSGDAFHSPDTLEHLARLITDNDFPGIVYGQTCVVDSSRRYLAPRHLVAPEELTLDSFAEGMVVCHQAFVVLRKIAQPYNLKYRFSADYEWCIRCLQRSRSNVALPDNEVMIDYLSEGMTTRNRRASLIERFRIMSYYYGFFPTLMRHIGFVGRFLRRRRLEKSLPIG
- the topA gene encoding type I DNA topoisomerase encodes the protein MPKNLVIVESPAKAKTIEKFLGNDYKVMSSYGHIRDLNKKKFGIDIDNGFAPVYEIPDDKKQLVDDLRKAVKAADVVWLASDEDREGEAIAWHLCEVLGLDPATTRRIVFHEITKKAIEEAIKHPRAIDLNRVDAQQARRVLDRIVGFELSPVLWKKIKPALSAGRVQSVAVRLIVERELEIKNFKAEPYYRVNGEFITLGGAPLAAQLERRLPDSASAEALLEACRDARFTITDVITKPVTKSPAPPFTTSTLQQEAARKLGMTVSQTMMVAQKLYEAGHITYMRTDSLNLSTLAVNAISEEVTRRLGDEYLKVRRYHTNSKGAQEAHEAIRPTDVHVAEIEGTLQERRLYSLIWKRTIASQMADARIDRTTVDISPSTCADHFTASGEVIRFDGFLRVYIEGRDDDSADGGGESRLPAMKSGDTVDMRSIVATERFTQHPPRYTEASLVKKMEELGIGRPSTYAPTISTIQAREYVEKGEKEGVERVYEVLSLDSEGKIARSTRSEMTGSEKGKLVPTDIGMVVNEFLIKYFPSILDYDFTARMEEKFDDIAEGQLKWNSEIGDFYKVFHPDVEQANNMRLEHRVGERLLGTDPATGKPVSVKIGRFGPLVQIGGADGDDDKPQFASLLKGQSLSTLTLEEALKLFEFPRTLGEFEGKTVTVAIGRFGPYVRHDGKFVSIPKGLAPAAITLPEAEELIVAKRDSESKKVIKTFEGEGDMQILNGRYGVYFTYNKNNYKLPRGLEHPENLTREELLKMAEEQDAKPKKTTSRRTSSRKK
- a CDS encoding MFS transporter: MNKRGLFALALGTFALGITEYLTMGILGMLAADMDVSISGAGAFISAYAGGVCVGAPALLFARKMALKKLMLLLAAVIMVGNLLAAVAPGFWTFCAARFISGLPHGAYFGVGAIVARKLASPSKAASAVAIMIGGMTVATLVGVPAGTLISNVASWRLAYVVVGLSAAATFMAIRYWVPAVPGLEDMGFKGQFRFMRTLPPWLIFGGVLLGQIGIYSWYSFIDPQLTIVAGFSRDSMSWLMVLAGFGMFAGNLVAGRLGDRFKPAAVAASVQASAIPVLVLFFYLGHYKLAAVLLMVLGTAALFGSGSPLQSDIVGYARGGEMLGAACIQIAYNAGNAIAAWFGGKVINYTDSYMAPAVVGLPLVAVGALMLMYLYYHYERRNGVPQAR
- a CDS encoding RluA family pseudouridine synthase, which encodes MPRISPVTNRPGAQKAPFRPDVIETYVPQQDTTLLAFLIESMPGRKRTTVKELLKYNQVAVNGMPVTQHDTPLTPDDTVKVNLTREFKVFHHRRVKLVYEDADLLVIEKGYGLLSMGNDKVSDGTAYTIMRDWVKWENPRNKLFIVHRLDRDTSGLMMMAKNENAKEAMQHNWNNMVISRKYVCVVEGYVEKDEGEIRSYLAENSKHEVYSAKNPDEGKLAVTRYKVVKRGLGHTMVEVSLETGRKNQIRVHMKELGHPIAGDRRYGAKASIIHRLALHAQTLRFVHPVTRRDMNFDTPVPGSFWKLVGGK
- a CDS encoding redox-sensing transcriptional repressor Rex; protein product: MSENIQIQSQAPLRELPEPTLRRLPWYLAYVGLLKERGVDYVSSTQISKEINVDASMIAKDLSFLNIKGKTRIGYEVAVLEHELQDFLGFKRGHNAVMIGVGSLGASLIQDSGLVNYGLRIVAGFDINPDVVDTDICGVPIYDMNRFAQLIPSLKADIGIIAVPIHVAQEVCDIMVDAGIKALWNFTPFRITAPEDIVITNTSIYAHLAVMYNRLGLKNSLES